A window from Balearica regulorum gibbericeps isolate bBalReg1 chromosome 1, bBalReg1.pri, whole genome shotgun sequence encodes these proteins:
- the STARD10 gene encoding START domain-containing protein 10 isoform X3 — MECKDVPAETLYDVLHDIEYRKKWDTNVIETFDIGKLTVNSDVGYYAWRCPKPLKNRDVITLRSWLPMGTDYIIMNYSVKHPKYPPRKDMVRAVSIQTGYLIEGTGAKSCTITYLAQVDPKGSLPKWVVNKSSQFLAPKPSSQAMKKMYKACLKYPEWKQKHDPHFKPWLFPEQSRLPPLPLSELSLQHADSLENIDESSLAETKDDRGEASDEDSVN, encoded by the exons ATGGAGTGCAAGGACGTGCCGGCGGAGACGCTCTACGACGTGCTGCATGACATCGAGTATCGGAAAAAGTGGGACACCAACGTCATCGAGACCTTCGACATCGGGAAGCTGACCGTCAACTCCGACGTGGGCTACTACGCCT ggaggtgccccAAGCCCCTGAAGAACCGGGACGTCATCACGCTCCGCTCCTGGCTGCCCATGGGCACCGACTACATCATCATGAACTACTCCGTCAAGCACCCC AAGTACCCCCCCCGGAAGGACATGGTGCGAGCGGTCTCCATCCAGACGGGCTACCTGATCGAGGGGACGGGAGCCAAGAGCTGCACCATCACCTACCTGGCACAGGTGGACCCCAAAG GTTCCCTGCCGAAGTGGGTGGTGAACAAATCCTCGCAGTTCCTGGCCCCCAAG CCTTCCTCCCAGGCGATGAAGAAGATGTACAAGGCTTGCCTGAAGTACCCGGAGTGGAAGCAGAAGCACGACCCGCACTTCAAGCCCTGGCTGTTCCCCGAGCAGAGCCGCCTGCCCCCGCTGCCGCTCTCCGAGCTGTCCCTCCAGCACGCCGACTCCCTGGAGAACATCGACGAGAGCTCCCTGGCCGAGACCAAAGACGACCGCGGCGAGGCCAGCGACGAGGACAGCGTTAACTGA